The following are encoded together in the Natator depressus isolate rNatDep1 chromosome 10, rNatDep2.hap1, whole genome shotgun sequence genome:
- the CALML4 gene encoding calmodulin-like protein 4: MAKFLSQDQINEFKECFSLYDKKQKGKINASDLITVMRCLGTSPTLGEVERHLQGHKIDRKAELDFSTFLTIMYRQRQQEDPEKEILAALAMTDKQKKGFITASELRAKLTRLGEKLSEDEVDDLLREANIAPNGIVKYEEFIHTITLPLADY, translated from the exons aaTTCAAGGAATGCTTTTCTCTATACGATAAGAAACAAAAAGGCAAGATAAATGCCAGTGACCTGATCACAGTGATGCGGTGCTTGGGAACCAGCCCAACTCTGGGAGAGGTAGAGAGACATCTTCAAGGACATAAAATTg acagaaaggcagaactGGATTTTTCCACTTTCCTGACCATCATGtacaggcaaaggcagcaggaagaCCCTGAGAAGGAAATCCTGGCAGCCCTGGCAATGACAGACAAGCAGAAGAAGGGTTTCATCACCGCTTCTGAGCTGAGAGCTAAACTCACCAGGCTCGGAGAAAAGCTCTCAGAGGACGAAG TGGATGACCTTCTAAGAGAAGCTAACATTGCACCAAATGGGATCGTGAAATATGAAGAATTCATCCACACCATCACCCTTCCTCTTGCAGACTACTGA